tgtataacctgcaccaagatagagcaaggcagctttcatactcttttgagattctaagGTCTTACCTTgatattgttttggtttgggGATGGATTGTTCATCAGGTGGCTCTTCTTTCAGCAAATAGGATAGGATCACGCCTCTGCTATGGACTTTTGCATTGCTTCTCTTCTTCAGTGGATGGTCCTTCATACTCCTAGCAGGCTCAGCTCTGACCATCTTTGGGTTTGATCCTCCTAGCAACAAAAGATTATCCGGTGGGATTTCTTTGAAGCTTTCTTCTTTGCAACCTGAAAATTTTTCAACATTCTGGACAAAGACCAAGTGAATTATATCTGATACTGGAATTTCATGAACAGAATTTGTTATGGTCGAATTTACCTTGGGTGCATCAGCATGATGAAGAATGATATTCTTCTTTGGACAGATTTGGTTAGATGGCTGCCTTTCTTGCAAATGTTTACCTTGGTTGGTATAACCATCTTCTTGTGATAGCTCAGCTCGGTTTTTATGTTCTTCTTGACTTATCCCTGGATCAAAACATCTTGGCAAAGACAAGTGTATTATACCAAAGTATAGGGATTTATAAACTGAAGAAAACATAGAACAATTAACCTTAATGTCAAATGTGGCAGTAAGAACTTCTTGTTCTTTGTTTGCCTTGTAGTAACCTTGCTTTCCTGTACCAATTTCACTTTTCCTTGGACAAGACAAGTGCATTAATCTTGTCATAGAATCAATAAAAACATTCTGGTTTAAAGTGAATTTTACCTCAGATTTTGGCACTTGAACAGTACATTGTTCAGATTTCGGTTTCCACTTATGGTGTGGATTTTGATTGAGCTCATGATCTGGTTCGGCACTTGGAACTCCAGTAAGCATATGGCTCTCATCTGGTATCCCTGTACCAagaatataaatgtttaaacCAGTATCTAAAGGTGGTGTTAGACACTTACCTTGGTTTGATACTTGGATCACTGGTTTTGGTTTATTAAGCAACTTTGATTGCTTTGTGCTTTGAGCTTCCTTCTGGTCCATTGGAAGGTTTGTGCCTGGCGCCTCTTCTTCTATGTACCTAGGCTCCTTTAGACCTGTAATAACActcttggacaaagacaagtgcatcataCAAGTGGTAGATGATTTATGAAAAGATTTATCATGTATAGAACTTACCTTAGCCTTTACTTGGACAATAACTTGCTCTGGTTTGTCTTTGGACCTGATCAAAGTGTTTTGGCCGACACTTGTACTCATCTTCCTGACCTTTGGGATGTCACTCTCCTGCTCTAAGCAGTGGACAATGGCGTGCCCCTGGTTTGGCTGAAAGTTGGCTTCTTTAGGCAAGACTCTTTGAACTTCTTGTTCCACAATTTTCCTTGCTTCTTTGGAACCATGAGTTGGATATCTCCTTGGATATAGTTCCTGGATTTTAGACCTTGTATAATCTGGTGCAAATCTATCCCTCATGACTTCCTTAAGAGCTCTCCACGTTTTGATAGCTGGCTCCTTGTAAAACCATCTATCATCCtcttcttgtacccaccatTTAAAAGCATCATCTTTTAGTTGATCAATGGCATAAGCTAGCCTCTCTTTCCTCAGGATGTTGTTGtagtgaaaccattcatcaagGTTCCTCTCCCATCTTAGATAACCTCTTTTTCCTGAAAATTTAAAGAGTTCAACTTTATCAGCAAAAGAGTTATAATCAAACCGAGAATTAACAACATAAGGGTTGTGGGTTTTAGAAGTTGGAGTTTGATTGAtccttgaaggatctggtggcttgggctcgACATAGACTGCCCCTGGTACATTTCcaaatctcctttctccttCATGTGGACGTTGGCCTTGTGCCTGATTTCTTTTCTCCAATTGAGCAATCTTAATTTGGAGCTGTTGTAGAGCTGCGGACTGTTGGCTCAAGGTGGCCCTTAGGTTTTGGCCGTGTCTCTCCTCCTCCATTGCTTCCTGAAAACAATCTCAAAGAAAAAGTTAAGGTATGGAAAGTTTTGgtctaaccaaaataaaacaaatgcaatttaactaaaccgagaaaatatgcaattatgaaccgaaatgaagtaactatactaaaatgatttttcttttggttttctgaatgcaatttcgaaattaaacaatatggtatgaaaagaaacaaaaatgggAAGAAAATATGGAAATTAAACTcacactgattttttttttgaattttcttaagaTGAAATGCAAAAACACCGGAAATGGAAACTAAAATGTATACTTGAACCCAAAATGATATAAACTAAgctgaatgatttttttttttgaatgcaaATAACAAACTTATGAAACAAATATGGTATGCACGAAATTAAAAATGGTatgactttttatttatttttttttaagcaaGAAACAACTATAAAAATgcagatacttttttttttttgaaatgaatgCACAAAATCAAAAAATGGAAAGTGGAGCTGgggaatgaatgcaaacacgtttttcttttctttttatggaTGAAATGAATCAAACTAGACAACAGGTCGTCTCCTATCTCAACTCTTTATGGCTTTTCAATTTATGATGAACAAAGAacacaaaaatgcaaaaaacagtttttttttttatttataaatggaaaaacaaatgcaaacaagatgaatgatgcaaggatagaatggacctgattcaggagcttaagctctgataccaaatgttgcaggctgggattaagggtgggcaagatggatgatggaagcttggatgggtcgacccaagagatgatcggatgggcgatatgatggaatgcaagttatgaacctgaaaacaaatgcaaaaacaaatgagatatgatttctaatatgataaaacaagataaataaagatagataggatggaattaGGCTGCTGGTCTTCAGACACTCTCAGCCTAATCAGTTgatgattgaagtggattgaggtggtgctttgcttgctggactgatgtctctctcaagcttggcaaacgaattggaatggaaggatgggggattgaggacgccacaagactctatggaaaggagccttgataagtcaaggtgctttggagctgcttcacacaaactcaaaagacttagaacaatagtttttaagaaaactagaaaactgaataattcttattactttcaaaaaatgggtgatttacaatgaagcaaagactagagctttataggctcgacaaggacagactctaacagtcataaaatgataaaaggaaacaaaataacttgaacttaaagtcttgggagcaaaggCTTTGATGACTCCATGGAATATAGCCGTTAGGCTTGATTTGCTTCCTTCCAAAAGAGAAACTTGTGAAGACTTGTATCTTGATAGCTTCTGGACGTGGCCATGATCTTCAAGCCTTCCTGAAATACTCCTTGGCCTCAGTAAAAGAGAATATGGCCGTTGGTCCTGGGCAAAAATCTGTAGAAACTTCTCCAAAGCATTTAGTGTAGATGTTGCCAAATATGGAAGGTTGATGGGAAGAGAGATCCGCCTGATCTCCTGGGTGCTGGTCCAGCTGAGGACATTTTGGATGTCTTCTGAATGGTCTAGAGTATCTCCTGGTTCCCATAGATAGCCCTGGGTCGAACcaagttgaattggttgaagactttccTTAAATGATGTCAGTTTGGCCAATTGATGCAAACCGGCttgatcttttggtttgattgggaTCCGCCTGATCCAGTGTGGCATGGTGCTTCCTATGATGTTGTAGAGTGCCTCTGAATGACTTAGAAGGTCTCCTGGTTGCCATTCTTGAGGTTGGTTCGATGTGAAACCCGGATCTTCCAGTAAGGCAAGTGTAGAgctggtttggccggtttttGGAAATTGATCATATCTTCCAATTTCCTTGACCATTTCTCGAGATCTTGGGCTTTTTGGAAAGCtaataaactcctcttgactcatatgatcggttttggttcaggccgtttcttctttgggcttgaatcctcttctaaagtcgcatactcgcagatggacgggctgagaaacctctgaattgtaaaattcataacttcttgctccgtgaatattttgggCAGATTCCAATTGGcatggactccttcttgagtgtagaatccataaatattatcctcgtgatttaaaccctcctggtttgtaagatacggcatttttagtgcacgtatgtcctggttggcgccttggctggttgagtagggtgttgggtcgacctctggttcagctgctgaattGCTGGCCGCAACACCAAGGCAGAGTTTGTTAAGAATATGCACCTGAAGGTCAAGGAGAGGATAGAagccaaggcggctaaggtcaaggccaagtatgaccagaagaggaaggaggtactgttcgaacccggggacttggtgtggttacacatgcggcccgagaggtttccagaagcccggaagtccaagctctctcctcgtgggacaggaccattccgcatcctaaagaagatcaacgacaatgcctatatccttgacctcccagctgaatttaaaatttcacatactttcaatgtctcggatttgtctcctttccatgcagatagtgatgactttgcagatgatggtgttctgaggcccgaacctcttcaagagggagggaatgatgaggccatccaagtagaggttcccatagttaggcgcggtccgactacccggagtggaaccatggccttgcgagaaggtttcaccaaagctgtccagcatatccttgatcaagatggacagactgaccaggaccagctgctgattgagaagatggtccagttgaagattcaagatcaaacCGGCctaaaggaggttcaggacgcggccgacccgatccagttcagactcaaccaagccggacttctcatttccacatccgagcttggtccagactcagtttccatttcatccactccaactcttcccggttctgagatctagccaaccaccaaggggagtagcatgtgttgtactctttttcctcaccaggttttgtcccattgggttttcttggtaaggttttaatgaggcaacatgcaagcatgctattagccttggtctaggccttctcaaaccgacaaccagatgtctggtttattttaatttatttggttaagactttgggctaatgtttcagcctcattttcggccagcttgtttaaggccttttatctttgagtctcataagggataaaccctatataactccatgaagttggcaatttttgcctaagtcttttatgaaataattttgcctttgcaaacctaaaaccctaagtctttttctgtgagaaacaagagagagcagccgaatcttatcaagcttcaaaccaccaagcttgtggcgattcttcacctccattccatccatcgatttgccttgagagtgatacacatccagcaagccaaatcccatagctatccacctccatccactgttcttgttgagagagatacacatccagcaataaggatccatcccccatacttctatccttcttttattttgttttatcttgcatcatatagttctagatttttccattcattataaaatacccataaaaagtcatatttgcttctgttcttcattaatcatattgtttactttctgttcattattttgattcataaaaactcataaaaattgCATCCTTTTGTTgcaggaaccagatcggccatctcccactccatcgcgtccgtctagccgtcccatagccgtccgtccgtcctgtccagtccgagttctcgaacctcagaccgtccgtccgtacAGTCTGATTCTTGGCCTGTAtcaattttggtatcagagcccaaagctcctacaccttcgtctgtggctgtccgtggcagaCCGtaagcacacataggacgtccgtggctgtccgtgtgtgtctgtgggtgtccgccaccacacacaggatattcgtagctgtctgtggctgtccgtcagcacacacaggacgtccgtgtgtgtccgtcagcacacacaggacgttcgtgtgtgtccatgtgtgcccgtcagcacacaaaggacgcctgtggctgtttatcagtacacatatcagcacgctggtccttggaccagcacgctggcccttcccgtggactgtttgagtgattttggcccacatgggctgtctgttcagtacacacatgacgtctgtgggtgttcgtcagcacacacaggacgtccgtgtgtgtccgtcagcacacacatgacgtccgtggctgtccatcagtacacatatcaaaatgttggtccttggacagcacgctgacccttcccgtggactgttcgggtgattttggccctcgtgggctgtctgttcagtacacataggacgtccgtaggtgtctgccagcacacacagtacgtccgtggctgtctgtgtgcgtccgtgtgtgtccgtctgtttccgtcagcacacaaaggacgtcggtggctgtccatcagtacacatatcagcacgttggtccttggagtcagcatgcttgcccttcccgtggactgtttgggtgattttggcccacgtgggctgtctgttcagtacacacaggacatccgtgggtgtccgccagcacacacaggacgtcagtgggtgtccgtcagtacaaatatcagcacgttggtccttggactcaggacgctgacccttcccgtggactgttcgggttattttggcccacgtgggctgtctgttcagtacacacaggacgtccgtgggtgtccgtcagcacacacaggacgtccgtctgtgtgtccgtcagcacacaaaagacgtccgtgtgtgtccgtcagcacacacagtacgtccgtggctgtccatcagtacacatatcagcacgttggtccttggactcagcacgttgacccttcccgtgaactgttcgggtgattttggcccacgtgggctgtctggtcagtacacacaggacgtccgtgggtgtccgccagcacacacaggaaatccctggctgtccgtgtgtgtccgtgtgtgttcgtctctgtccgtcagcacacataggacatccgtggctgtccatcagtacacatatcagcacgttggtccttggactcagcacgctggcccttcccgtggactgtttggttgatttaggcccacgtgggctgtatgttcagtacacacatgacgtccgtgggtgtccgcaagcgcacacagcacgtctgtggctgttcgtggctgaccgtcagcacacataggacatctgtggctgtccgtggctgtccgtgtgtgtccgtgtgtgtctgtgggtgtccgccaccacacacaggacgtttgtagctgtctgtggctgtccgtcagcacacacaggacgtccgtgtgtgtccgtcagcacacacaggacgttcgtgtgtgtccatgtgtgcccgtcagcacacacaggacgtctgtggctgtccatcagtacacatatcaacacgctggcccttcccgtggactgttttagtgattttggcccacgtgggctgtctgttcagtacacacatgacgtctgtgggtgtccgtcatcacacacaggacgtccgtctgtttccgtcagcacacaaaggacgtcggtggctgtccatcagtacacatatcagcatgttggtccttggagtcatcatgctggcccttcccgtggactgtttgggtgattttggcccacgtgggctgtctgttcagtacacacaggacatccatgggtgtccgccagcacacacaggacgtccgtgggtgtccgtcagtacacatatcagcacgttggtccttggactcaggacgctgacccttcccgtggactgttcgggtgattttggcccacgtgggctgtctgttcagtacacacaggacgtccgtgggtgtccgtcagcacacacaggacgtccgtctgtgtgtccgtcagcacacaaaagacgtccgtgtgtgtccgtcagcacacacaggatgttcgtggctgtccatcagtacacatatcagaccgttggtccttggactcagcaccttgacccttcccgtgaactgtttgggtgattttggcccacgtgggctgtctggtcagtacacacaggacgtccgtgggtgtccgccaccacacacaggacgtccgtggctctccgtgtgtgtctgtgtgtgtccgcctgtgtccgtcaccacacacaggacgtccgtggctgtccatcagtacacatatcagcacgttggtccttggactcatcatgctggcccttcccgtggactgttcgggtgattttggcccacgtgggctatctgttcagtacacacaggatgtccgtgggtgtccaccagcacacacagtacgttcgtggcagtccgtgtgtgtccgtcagcacacacatgacgtctgtttctgtccatcagtacacatatcagcacgctggtcgttggactcagcatgctggaccttcccttggactgtttgggtgattttggcccacgtgggctgtctgttcagtacacaggatgtcagtgggtgtccgctagcacacacagacgttcgtgtttgtggcagtccgtcaacacacacaagacatttgttgttgtccgtgtgtgtccgtgtgtgtccgtcagcacacacaggacgtccgtgggtgtccgtcagcacacaaaggacgttcgtgtgtgtccgtcagcacacacaggacgtccgtggctgtgtgtgtgtgtccatcagcacacacatgacgtccgtggctgtccatcagtacacatatcagcacgttggtccttggactcagcacgcgggcccttcccgtggactctttgggtgatttttgccccctaggctgtctgttcagtacacacaagacgtctgtgggtgtccgccagcacatacaggacgtctatggcagtttctggctgtccgtcagcacacacaggacgtctctagctgtccatgtgtgtctgtttgtgtccgtcagcacacacaggacgtccatggctgtccatccgtacacatatcagcacgctggcccttctcgtggactgttcgggtgatttttgcccacgtgtgttgtctgttcagtacacacaggacgtctgggggtgtccgtcagcacacacaggacgtccgtgtgtgtccgtcagcacacccaggacgttcgtggctgtctgtgtgtgtccgtatgtgtccgtcagcacacaccggatgtccgtggctgtccatcagtacacatatcagcacgttggtccttggactcagcacgctgacccttcctgtggactgttcgggtgattttggccccgtgggctgtctgttcagtaacacagggacgtccgtgggtgtctgccagaaaacacacggacgtctgtggctctccgtgtgtgtttgtgtgtgtccgtctgtgtccgtcagcccacagcacacacagacgtccgtggctgttcatcagtacacatatcagcacgttggtccttggactcatcatgctggccctcccgtggactgttcggtgattttggcccacgtgggctgtctgttcagtacacacaggacgtccgtgggtgtccaccagcacacacaggacgtccgtggctgtccgtgtgtgtccgtcagcactcacaggacgtccgaggctgtccatgtgcgtctgtggctgtccgtcagcacacacaggacgtctgtggctgtccatcagtacacatatcagcacgttggtccttggactcagcacgttggcccttcccgtggacgttCGGGTGAGTTTtagccaacgtgggctgtctgttcagttactcacaggacgtctgtgggggtccgccagcacacacatgacgctccgtggctgtctgtgtggtccgtctgtgtccatcagcacacacatgttGTCCgtgtcgtcagcacacacatgacgtccgtggctgttcatcagtacacatatcagcacattggttcttggactcagcacgctggcccttccagtggactgtttgggtgatttttggccgacatggctgtctgttcaaacacacatgacgtccgtgggtgtccgccagcacaaccggacgtccgtggctgttcgtcagcacacacaggacgtccgtggctgtctgtgtatgtcgtgtgtgtccgtcacaaCAGGACGTCCACACAGGAGTCTGTTGTGGGTTGCACCACACAggacggacgtcgtgtgtgtgtggtccgtcagcacacacaggacgtctgtggctgtccgtgtgtgtcttgtGTGGTCCTCGTTGTCCCCACACACAAAGgacgtcgtggctgtccatcagtacca
This Brassica rapa cultivar Chiifu-401-42 unplaced genomic scaffold, CAAS_Brap_v3.01 Scaffold1092, whole genome shotgun sequence DNA region includes the following protein-coding sequences:
- the LOC117131627 gene encoding uncharacterized protein LOC117131627, giving the protein MEEERHGQNLRATLSQQSAALQQLQIKIAQLEKRNQAQGQRPHEGERRFGNVPGAVYVEPKPPDPSRINQTPTSKTHNPYVVNSRFDYNSFADKVELFKFSGKRGYLRWERNLDEWFHYNNILRKERLAYAIDQLKDDAFKWWVQEEDDRWFYKEPAIKTWRALKEVMRDRFAPDYTRSKIQELYPRRYPTHGSKEARKIVEQEVQRVLPKEANFQPNQGHAIVHCLEQESDIPKVRKMSTSVGQNTLIRSKDKPEQVIVQVKAKVSSIHDKSFHKSSTTCMMHLSLSKSVITGLKEPRYIEEEAPGTNLPMDQKEAQSTKQSKLLNKPKPVIQVSNQGIPDESHMLTGVPSAEPDHELNQNPHHKWKPKSEQCTVQVPKSEVKFTLNQNVFIDSMTRLMHLSCPRKSEIGTGKQGYYKANKEQEVLTATFDIKVNCSMFSSVYKSLYFGIIHLSLPRCFDPGISQEEHKNRAELSQEDGYTNQGKHLQERQPSNQICPKKNIILHHADAPKVNSTITNSVHEIPVSDIIHLVFVQNVEKFSGCKEESFKEIPPDNLLLLGGSNPKMVRAEPARSMKDHPLKKRSNAKVHSRGVILSYLLKEEPPDEQSIPKPKQYQGKTLESQKSMKAALLYLGAGYTVSRSKPFQGGGNVAASNSAAEPEVDPTPYSTSQGANQDIRALKMPYLTNQEGLNHEDNIYGF